In the Qipengyuania pelagi genome, one interval contains:
- a CDS encoding response regulator gives MLQELKTKQGIRLSSTRWSIIGLLVGVGFFLVTAYAAYSNVIGMRENEARIRNTHEVLTALDELLIATLNVESGQRGFVITGEEEYLEPYRAGVEDVRRSLPSLEALTQANEAQGQSFGILRSAVETRLGLAERSVQARRDEGFAAAIEMIDSDRGKIAMDAIRQQIAQMNVEEGRERQQRVEELAAASRAAILGAVITSLIGIGLTVAIFIIMARSNRTRERQGWLQAAQVELSEAMRGEKTVPQVAAEVLSFLAERTGANAGALFKGESGTFDRVASLGVADSASVPESFGLNEGLLGKVAADARATTLSDIPAGYLKIGSALGSEAPRHLVVAPIFNEGSVNAVVEFGFFDAVDDRVLELLDNVSGSIGVALRSARFRELLQEALEETQRQAAELQAQSEELRVSNEELEEQGNALKESQARLELQQVELEQTNSQLEEQAQALEGQRDELKRATAALQLKARELEQASQYKSDFLANMSHELRTPLNSLLILSKLLGDNSDGNLTADQVKFARTIESSGNDLLNLINDILDLSKIEAGHVEIEAGTVSTDRLTSDLRKVFEPLAQQRGLELSIALESGAPRSIETDRMRLEQVLKNLLSNAIKFTEDGSVTLTISPGENDMVDFAVADTGIGIDEAQREAIFEAFRQADGTISRKFGGTGLGLSISRELVRLLGGSIRLESEKGKGSTFIVSVPATYDPAMVAPRQLPSAGEVATETALPPSSASARQKSAKASAPVLDDDRKDLSEDKRLLLVIEDDTTFAGIVCDLSRELGFQCIIAGTATEAIELAREYRPSAIVLDIGLPDQSGLTVLDRLKHEEETRHIPIHVISGTDQSQTALALGAIGFLEKPAPRERLAEVLSGLQEKLASRVRRVLIVEDDKVQREAVASLLGSQDVETVGVGTAAECLEELREGQYDCMVLDLALPDASGFSLLETLSEERDGPLPPVIVYTGRDLSADEEQRLRRYSSSIIIKGAKSPERLLDEVSLFLHRVVSDLPPEQRQMIEKARHRDAALEGRRILIVEDDVRNVYSLTSILEPRGALTQIARNGQEALDALGEAADDPDKAIDLVLMDVMMPVMDGLTAARAIRADARWKKLPIVMLTAKAMPDDQQKCIDAGANDYMAKPIDVDKLLSLVRVWMPR, from the coding sequence GTCGATCATCGGCCTGCTGGTGGGCGTCGGGTTCTTCCTCGTCACGGCATATGCCGCCTACTCCAACGTGATCGGGATGCGGGAGAACGAGGCGCGTATCCGCAACACCCACGAGGTGCTCACGGCGCTCGACGAGCTGCTGATCGCGACCCTCAATGTGGAAAGTGGCCAGCGTGGCTTCGTCATTACGGGTGAGGAGGAATATCTCGAACCCTATCGAGCGGGAGTGGAAGATGTTCGCCGAAGCCTCCCCTCACTTGAAGCGCTGACGCAGGCCAACGAGGCTCAGGGCCAGAGCTTCGGCATACTTCGATCCGCGGTCGAAACCCGGCTCGGCCTCGCGGAACGTTCCGTCCAGGCGCGGCGTGACGAGGGCTTCGCGGCAGCCATAGAGATGATCGACAGCGATCGGGGCAAGATCGCCATGGACGCCATTCGACAGCAAATCGCGCAGATGAACGTCGAAGAAGGGCGGGAGCGCCAGCAGCGTGTCGAAGAACTCGCTGCGGCTTCGCGTGCCGCGATCCTCGGCGCCGTGATTACCAGCCTGATCGGCATCGGCCTGACGGTCGCCATCTTCATCATCATGGCAAGAAGTAACCGAACTCGCGAGCGGCAGGGCTGGCTACAGGCTGCACAGGTGGAATTGAGCGAGGCTATGCGCGGTGAGAAGACGGTGCCCCAGGTGGCTGCCGAAGTGCTTTCTTTTCTTGCCGAAAGAACCGGCGCGAATGCCGGCGCACTCTTCAAGGGCGAGAGCGGCACATTCGATCGCGTGGCCTCGCTTGGGGTTGCGGACAGCGCATCCGTGCCGGAGTCGTTCGGCCTGAACGAAGGCCTTCTCGGCAAGGTGGCAGCCGATGCGCGGGCCACCACGCTGTCGGACATACCTGCCGGCTATCTGAAAATCGGATCGGCGCTGGGCAGCGAAGCACCGAGACATCTCGTCGTGGCGCCGATCTTCAACGAAGGTTCGGTGAACGCAGTCGTCGAGTTCGGATTCTTCGATGCGGTGGATGATCGCGTGCTCGAACTTTTGGACAACGTCTCCGGCTCGATTGGCGTCGCGCTCCGCTCGGCGCGCTTCCGCGAACTATTGCAGGAAGCACTGGAGGAAACCCAGCGGCAGGCAGCCGAATTGCAGGCCCAAAGCGAAGAACTGCGGGTTTCCAACGAGGAGCTGGAGGAGCAGGGCAACGCTCTGAAGGAATCCCAGGCGCGCCTTGAACTCCAGCAAGTGGAGCTGGAACAGACCAACAGCCAGCTCGAAGAGCAGGCGCAGGCCCTCGAAGGCCAGCGCGACGAACTGAAGCGCGCTACGGCCGCCCTGCAGCTCAAGGCGCGTGAGCTGGAACAGGCGAGCCAATACAAGTCGGATTTCCTCGCCAACATGAGCCACGAGTTGCGCACACCGCTCAATTCGTTGCTGATCCTGTCCAAGCTGCTCGGAGACAACAGCGACGGCAATCTCACCGCCGACCAGGTCAAGTTCGCCCGCACGATAGAATCGTCCGGCAACGATCTGCTGAACCTCATCAACGACATCCTCGACCTGTCGAAGATCGAGGCTGGCCATGTCGAAATCGAGGCTGGCACGGTTTCGACCGACCGGCTGACCTCCGATCTGCGCAAGGTTTTCGAGCCGCTTGCACAGCAGCGCGGCCTGGAGCTCAGCATCGCACTGGAATCCGGTGCGCCGCGTTCGATCGAGACCGACCGGATGCGGCTGGAGCAGGTGCTGAAAAACCTGCTGTCCAACGCGATCAAGTTTACCGAGGACGGAAGCGTCACCCTGACCATATCGCCAGGCGAGAACGATATGGTCGACTTCGCCGTGGCCGACACCGGCATCGGCATCGACGAAGCACAGCGCGAGGCGATCTTCGAAGCCTTCCGCCAGGCGGACGGCACGATCAGCCGCAAGTTCGGCGGAACGGGACTGGGGCTGTCCATTTCGCGCGAGCTGGTCCGCCTGCTTGGCGGCAGCATCCGTCTCGAAAGCGAAAAGGGCAAGGGCAGCACCTTTATCGTCAGTGTGCCCGCCACATATGACCCCGCAATGGTTGCACCGAGGCAGCTTCCCTCTGCTGGCGAGGTAGCGACGGAGACGGCGCTCCCCCCCTCGTCCGCATCCGCCAGGCAAAAATCCGCAAAAGCGAGTGCGCCCGTGCTGGACGACGATCGCAAGGACCTTTCGGAAGACAAGCGGCTCCTGCTGGTGATCGAGGACGACACGACCTTTGCCGGTATCGTGTGCGACCTGTCGCGCGAGCTGGGCTTCCAGTGCATCATTGCCGGAACGGCGACCGAAGCCATCGAGCTTGCCCGCGAATATCGCCCGAGCGCGATCGTGCTCGATATCGGATTGCCCGATCAGTCCGGCCTGACCGTGCTCGACCGGCTCAAGCACGAGGAAGAAACGCGCCATATCCCGATCCACGTGATATCCGGGACGGACCAGAGCCAGACCGCGCTGGCGCTCGGCGCGATCGGCTTTCTCGAAAAGCCAGCCCCGCGCGAACGTTTGGCCGAAGTGCTCTCGGGCTTGCAGGAGAAACTGGCTTCGCGCGTGCGGCGCGTGCTGATCGTGGAGGATGACAAGGTCCAGCGCGAAGCGGTGGCCAGCCTGCTCGGTTCGCAGGATGTCGAGACCGTGGGTGTCGGCACCGCAGCCGAATGCCTCGAGGAATTGCGCGAGGGGCAATACGACTGCATGGTTCTCGACCTCGCTCTGCCCGATGCGTCGGGGTTCTCGCTGCTCGAAACCTTGAGTGAGGAACGGGACGGGCCCCTTCCGCCGGTCATCGTCTATACCGGCCGCGACCTGTCGGCCGACGAGGAGCAGCGCCTGCGCCGCTATTCCAGTTCGATCATCATCAAGGGTGCCAAGTCGCCCGAGCGGCTGCTGGACGAGGTATCGCTGTTCCTCCATCGGGTCGTATCGGACCTTCCACCCGAACAGCGCCAGATGATCGAGAAGGCGCGCCATCGCGACGCCGCGCTGGAAGGACGGCGCATACTGATTGTCGAGGACGACGTGCGCAATGTCTACTCTCTCACCAGCATCCTCGAGCCGCGCGGTGCGCTGACGCAGATCGCGCGCAACGGGCAGGAGGCGCTCGACGCGCTCGGCGAGGCTGCGGACGATCCCGATAAGGCCATCGACCTCGTGCTGATGGACGTGATGATGCCGGTGATGGACGGCCTTACCGCCGCCCGCGCGATCCGCGCCGATGCGCGCTGGAAGAAGCTGCCGATCGTTATGCTTACTGCCAAGGCGATGCCCGACGATCAGCAAAAATGCATCGATGCAGGCGCCAATGATTACATGGCCAAGCCGATCGATGTGGACAAGCTGCTGTCGCTGGTGCGCGTATGGATGCCCCGGTGA
- a CDS encoding CheR family methyltransferase, which translates to MSESIEDIEIQLLLDAVYRHYHYDFRHYARASIKRRLLQARSQWGYDSISDIQSAVLHDENILPQLLNFLTVQVSEMFRDPSYFRALREKVVPHLRTYPSLKVWVAGCSHGEELYSLAILFAEEGLFERTIFYATDINPAALRAAQAGIYPLDRIQLFTENHRLSGGHSSLSDHYTADYDRAVFSKSLRERTVFSDHSLVTDSAFGEMHLISCRNVLIYFDRELQDRVVGLFGESLVRGGFLGIGSKESLRFSEHADLFAEFVREERIYRRSAQ; encoded by the coding sequence ATGAGCGAAAGTATCGAGGATATCGAGATCCAGCTGCTGCTGGATGCCGTCTATCGCCATTATCACTACGATTTCCGGCACTACGCCCGGGCGTCGATCAAGCGGCGGCTACTGCAGGCCCGCAGCCAGTGGGGATACGACAGCATCTCTGATATCCAGTCGGCCGTGCTCCACGATGAGAACATCCTCCCGCAACTGCTGAATTTCCTCACGGTGCAGGTCAGCGAGATGTTCCGCGATCCATCCTATTTCCGCGCGCTGCGCGAGAAGGTCGTGCCGCATTTGCGCACTTACCCCTCGCTCAAGGTATGGGTTGCAGGGTGCAGCCACGGTGAAGAGCTCTATTCCCTTGCCATTCTCTTTGCGGAAGAGGGGCTGTTCGAACGAACGATCTTCTATGCTACCGATATCAACCCCGCTGCCCTCCGCGCGGCGCAGGCGGGCATATATCCGCTCGACCGCATTCAACTGTTCACCGAGAACCACCGCCTTTCGGGCGGGCATAGCTCGCTGTCGGACCATTACACCGCGGACTACGACCGGGCCGTTTTCAGCAAATCGCTGCGAGAGCGCACTGTATTTTCGGACCACAGCCTGGTGACCGATTCAGCCTTTGGCGAGATGCACCTGATCTCCTGCCGCAACGTGCTGATCTACTTCGATCGCGAGTTGCAGGACCGGGTTGTGGGCTTGTTCGGGGAGTCGCTCGTGCGAGGCGGTTTCCTCGGCATTGGATCGAAGGAAAGCCTGCGCTTCTCGGAACACGCGGACTTGTTTGCGGAATTTGTCCGAGAGGAAAGAATCTACCGGAGGAGTGCGCAATGA
- a CDS encoding chemotaxis protein CheB yields the protein MTLQAVVIGTSAGGVQALSQVLPRLPADFPAPVLVVVHVPPRLSNSLVDLFAAKCRLPVKEAEDKEPLAPGTIYFAPPDYHVLVEASGTIALSSDEHVNHSRPAIDVLFESAADAFGPELVGIVMTGANSDGAQGLRAVCAAGGQGLVQIPATAEVATMPEAALSACPDARTMALERIVPALEAMIAR from the coding sequence ATGACCCTCCAGGCCGTCGTGATCGGAACTTCGGCTGGCGGCGTCCAGGCGCTGTCGCAGGTGCTCCCCAGGCTGCCGGCGGATTTTCCCGCGCCGGTTCTCGTGGTCGTCCATGTCCCGCCGAGGCTAAGCAATTCGCTCGTCGACCTGTTCGCCGCAAAGTGTCGGCTTCCGGTCAAGGAGGCGGAGGACAAGGAACCGCTCGCGCCCGGCACGATCTATTTCGCTCCGCCGGATTACCATGTGCTCGTCGAAGCCAGCGGGACCATCGCTCTGTCGTCCGACGAGCATGTGAATCACTCTCGCCCCGCGATCGATGTGCTATTCGAAAGTGCAGCCGATGCCTTTGGTCCGGAATTGGTCGGCATCGTCATGACCGGGGCAAACAGCGATGGGGCACAAGGCCTGCGGGCAGTTTGTGCTGCCGGTGGACAGGGTCTCGTGCAAATCCCCGCGACGGCAGAAGTCGCGACCATGCCTGAGGCCGCCCTGTCCGCCTGTCCCGACGCGCGGACGATGGCATTGGAAAGAATTGTTCCCGCTCTGGAGGCGATGATCGCGCGATGA
- a CDS encoding hybrid sensor histidine kinase/response regulator, whose translation MTDTVKFLLVDDLEENLLALEALLAREDLELHKAHSGEEALELMLGNEYALALLDVQMPGMDGFELAEIMRANERSRHIPIIFLTAGSGDAARKFRGYEAGAVDFIQKPMEADILRSKSSVFFDMFIQRQQIILQRDELANLTKALQAADQQKNRFLGVLAHELRNPLAVLAAGLNFLERPREGLDRETVHKSIRQHLGHMTRLVDDLLDINRIEHGKISLRKEKLFLGDLMPQALEIAGPSIEAGGHELLVDLPEDPIMLDVDPARFIQIVGNIVGNAARYTPNGGRIAVTAAKFNDRATLTVSDNGVGIPTEQQTLIFEMFEQSDNGLGIVSDGLGIGLALVKQLVELHGGEIRLVKSAPGEGSTFEVWLPLAQLE comes from the coding sequence ATGACCGATACTGTCAAATTCCTGCTGGTAGACGATCTGGAGGAGAACCTCCTTGCGCTGGAGGCGCTGCTGGCGCGTGAAGATCTTGAACTGCACAAGGCTCACAGCGGGGAGGAAGCTCTCGAACTGATGCTGGGCAACGAATATGCGCTTGCCCTGCTCGACGTGCAGATGCCTGGCATGGATGGCTTCGAATTGGCCGAAATCATGCGCGCAAACGAGCGTTCGCGGCATATTCCAATCATTTTCCTCACCGCAGGCAGCGGGGATGCGGCGCGCAAGTTCCGCGGATACGAGGCAGGCGCGGTCGACTTCATCCAGAAGCCAATGGAAGCCGACATCCTGCGATCCAAGTCGAGCGTCTTCTTCGATATGTTCATCCAGCGTCAGCAGATTATTTTGCAGCGGGACGAGTTGGCAAACTTGACCAAAGCGCTGCAAGCCGCCGACCAGCAAAAGAACCGTTTCCTGGGAGTGCTCGCCCACGAACTGCGCAACCCGCTGGCGGTGCTGGCGGCCGGGCTCAATTTCCTAGAACGTCCGAGAGAGGGTCTGGACCGCGAGACCGTCCACAAATCGATCAGGCAACACCTCGGTCACATGACCCGGCTTGTCGACGATCTGCTCGATATAAACCGTATCGAGCACGGCAAGATATCGCTGCGCAAGGAAAAGCTCTTCCTCGGCGACCTCATGCCGCAAGCACTGGAAATCGCAGGGCCGTCAATCGAGGCGGGAGGTCATGAACTTCTGGTGGATCTTCCCGAAGACCCGATCATGCTCGATGTAGATCCAGCTCGCTTTATCCAGATTGTTGGCAACATCGTCGGCAACGCGGCTCGGTATACACCCAATGGTGGCCGGATCGCTGTCACTGCTGCGAAGTTCAATGATCGCGCGACCCTGACAGTGTCGGATAACGGCGTAGGCATCCCGACCGAACAGCAAACGCTGATTTTCGAAATGTTCGAACAATCGGATAATGGTCTCGGGATCGTCAGTGATGGACTGGGGATCGGTCTCGCACTGGTGAAACAACTCGTCGAACTGCACGGCGGGGAAATACGCCTTGTCAAGAGCGCTCCGGGAGAAGGCAGCACGTTTGAGGTATGGCTGCCACTAGCTCAGCTAGAGTGA
- a CDS encoding zinc-dependent alcohol dehydrogenase produces the protein MRALVWNGTNDIRCETVDDPRIEDPRDCILKVSSTAICGSDLHLMDGVVPKMKQGDILGHEFMGEVVEVGADVKRLKVGDRVVVPFTISCGECWFCQREMYSLCDTTNRTAENARAAMGHAPAGLFGYSHLTGGYSGGQAEYVRVPHADVGPIKLENDLPDDKVLFLSDIFPTGWMAAENAIGDEKGKTVAVWGAGPVGQFAVRSAWMMGAERVIVIDRVPERLELAASYGKAETIDYSQTDVKEALDEMTGGRGPDAGIDAVGAEAHGHGVLGDIKDKVELHTTGMSDQPFALQEMVMSVRKGGTLSVPGVYADKVTFPIGPFMNKGLTMKSGQTHMQRYLAPLLKRVEAGEIDLSEIITHRGDLKDGPDFYKTFRDKHDGCIKCVMKPEEL, from the coding sequence ATGCGCGCATTAGTCTGGAACGGAACGAACGACATCCGCTGCGAAACGGTCGACGATCCTCGCATCGAGGATCCCCGGGACTGCATTCTCAAGGTCAGTTCGACCGCGATCTGCGGCTCCGACCTGCATCTGATGGATGGTGTCGTTCCCAAGATGAAACAGGGCGATATCTTGGGCCACGAATTCATGGGCGAAGTCGTCGAGGTCGGTGCGGATGTCAAAAGGTTGAAGGTCGGCGACCGGGTGGTGGTGCCCTTCACTATATCCTGCGGCGAATGCTGGTTCTGCCAGCGCGAAATGTATTCTCTGTGCGATACGACCAATCGCACCGCGGAAAACGCGCGCGCGGCCATGGGCCATGCTCCTGCCGGACTTTTCGGCTATTCGCATCTGACCGGTGGCTATTCCGGCGGTCAGGCAGAATATGTCAGGGTGCCCCACGCCGATGTCGGTCCGATCAAGCTGGAAAACGACCTGCCGGACGACAAGGTGCTGTTCTTGTCCGATATCTTTCCGACCGGCTGGATGGCGGCGGAAAACGCCATCGGCGATGAAAAGGGCAAAACGGTTGCGGTCTGGGGAGCAGGACCGGTCGGCCAGTTCGCAGTGCGCAGTGCGTGGATGATGGGAGCGGAACGGGTCATCGTGATCGACCGGGTGCCTGAACGGCTTGAACTCGCCGCGAGCTACGGCAAGGCCGAAACCATCGATTACAGCCAGACCGACGTCAAGGAGGCGCTAGACGAGATGACTGGTGGCCGGGGACCGGATGCAGGCATCGACGCGGTCGGCGCGGAGGCCCACGGGCACGGCGTGCTGGGCGATATCAAGGACAAAGTCGAGCTGCACACCACCGGCATGTCAGACCAGCCGTTTGCGCTGCAGGAAATGGTCATGTCGGTGCGCAAGGGCGGGACGCTTTCCGTCCCCGGCGTCTATGCAGATAAGGTGACGTTTCCGATCGGGCCTTTCATGAACAAAGGGCTCACCATGAAATCGGGACAGACACACATGCAGCGCTATCTCGCGCCACTGCTGAAGCGGGTGGAGGCGGGCGAGATCGACCTGTCGGAAATCATCACTCACCGCGGCGACCTGAAGGACGGGCCGGATTTCTACAAGACTTTCCGCGACAAGCACGACGGCTGCATCAAGTGCGTCATGAAGCCGGAGGAGTTATGA
- the ygiD gene encoding 4,5-DOPA dioxygenase extradiol produces MDRMPALFIGHGSPMNTLESNGYTSAWRALGPELPRPKAIIVVSAHWYFGATAVTAMARPRTIHDFYGFPQELFDFEYPAKGDPDLAKEIVELVKPEWVGLDQDQWGLDHGTWSVLAHLYPEADIPVVQLSINALQPLSYHLDLGARLAALQDRGVLVVASGNVVHNLRAVRWNQPDFAFDWAERFDEAAVRQLAENPGDLLRLVEHPDYAAAVPTPDHFVPLLYLAGMAVARNETLDPLVRGYSMGSLSMTCYGLGTEGLACSEKTGAANLPSDVPADQTNT; encoded by the coding sequence ATGGATCGGATGCCCGCACTCTTTATCGGCCACGGAAGCCCGATGAACACGCTCGAGAGCAATGGCTACACCTCGGCCTGGCGGGCATTGGGGCCTGAGTTGCCCCGCCCCAAGGCGATCATCGTGGTTTCTGCACATTGGTATTTCGGTGCCACGGCGGTGACGGCCATGGCACGCCCTCGCACAATCCACGATTTCTACGGTTTCCCACAGGAACTGTTCGACTTTGAATATCCGGCCAAGGGCGATCCGGACCTCGCGAAAGAGATCGTTGAGCTGGTGAAGCCCGAGTGGGTGGGTCTCGACCAGGATCAGTGGGGTCTCGATCACGGAACGTGGTCGGTGCTCGCGCACCTCTACCCTGAGGCCGACATCCCGGTGGTGCAGCTCTCGATCAACGCGCTCCAGCCGCTGAGCTATCATCTCGACCTTGGCGCAAGACTGGCAGCCTTGCAGGACCGCGGCGTCCTGGTGGTCGCTAGCGGAAATGTCGTTCACAACCTTCGAGCCGTGCGCTGGAACCAGCCCGATTTTGCGTTCGACTGGGCAGAGCGTTTCGACGAAGCAGCGGTTCGCCAACTGGCAGAAAACCCGGGCGATCTGCTGCGCCTTGTGGAGCATCCCGATTATGCCGCGGCGGTTCCCACGCCCGACCATTTCGTTCCGCTGCTTTATCTTGCCGGAATGGCGGTTGCCCGCAACGAAACCCTTGATCCGCTGGTGCGCGGCTATTCGATGGGTTCACTGTCCATGACCTGTTACGGTCTTGGCACTGAAGGTTTGGCATGCTCCGAAAAAACGGGCGCGGCCAACTTGCCGAGTGATGTGCCGGCCGACCAGACGAATACATGA
- a CDS encoding aldo/keto reductase — translation MGERTERRSDEIAALRAGVELGMTLIDTAEMYGDGAAETLICKALGSVRDQLFLVSKTYPQNASHSRLAGACEASLKRLGTDRLDLYLLHWRGSVPLAETVEAMEALKSAGKIRHWGVSNLDTDDMEELVAAGGDGCVTDQILYNLVRRGPELDLMPWLAEHNIPVMAYSPVEQGRLSTHPALDKIAAEVGATPVQVALSWTLRQDGLIAIPKASSVAHVRENRAAADIVLSDAQLATLDAAFTRPRDRRPLEML, via the coding sequence ATGGGTGAGCGTACCGAGCGGCGATCCGATGAGATCGCCGCGCTGCGCGCCGGTGTCGAACTGGGCATGACGCTCATCGATACGGCCGAAATGTACGGCGATGGTGCGGCGGAAACGCTGATATGCAAGGCGCTGGGTAGCGTTCGCGACCAGTTGTTCCTCGTCAGCAAGACATATCCGCAGAACGCATCGCACTCCCGCCTTGCCGGTGCGTGCGAGGCGAGCCTGAAGCGGCTCGGCACCGACCGGCTGGACCTCTACCTGCTCCATTGGCGGGGATCGGTGCCGCTCGCTGAGACTGTGGAGGCAATGGAGGCGCTCAAATCGGCAGGAAAGATCCGGCACTGGGGTGTCAGCAATCTCGATACCGACGATATGGAAGAGCTTGTCGCTGCGGGCGGGGATGGCTGCGTGACCGATCAGATCCTCTACAATCTGGTCCGGCGAGGGCCCGAATTGGACCTGATGCCGTGGCTCGCCGAGCATAACATACCGGTTATGGCGTATAGTCCGGTCGAGCAGGGACGACTTTCTACTCACCCCGCTCTCGACAAAATTGCAGCCGAGGTTGGCGCAACCCCTGTGCAGGTCGCACTTTCGTGGACGTTGCGGCAAGATGGTCTCATCGCAATCCCGAAAGCGAGTTCAGTCGCCCATGTGCGGGAGAACCGCGCGGCCGCCGATATCGTTCTTTCCGACGCTCAGCTTGCGACACTCGACGCGGCATTTACCAGGCCACGCGACCGCCGTCCACTCGAGATGCTTTAG
- a CDS encoding TetR/AcrR family transcriptional regulator, whose amino-acid sequence MFDTDAALDKAVRLFWQRGYEATSMADLVAETGVAAASLYAAFDNKAGLFAAVIERYAATFSVHLYAPINDPALSTYEAVKGLLERAASSFSEPGTPAGCFMYSAAAAVSPASAAIECLLRDKRIAAEALLIERLRRGAAQGELAANTDPAVLGKFINTVMEGMSVQARDGATIDELLSIAKMALDRWPAAI is encoded by the coding sequence GTGTTCGACACTGACGCTGCGCTCGACAAGGCGGTGCGGCTGTTCTGGCAGCGCGGCTACGAGGCGACATCGATGGCCGATCTGGTGGCGGAGACTGGCGTCGCCGCTGCCAGTCTCTATGCAGCGTTTGACAACAAGGCGGGGCTGTTTGCGGCGGTGATCGAGCGCTACGCCGCAACGTTCAGCGTCCACCTCTATGCACCCATCAACGATCCGGCGTTGTCCACTTACGAGGCCGTCAAGGGCCTGCTGGAACGAGCGGCGTCATCATTCTCGGAACCTGGAACGCCGGCCGGCTGCTTCATGTATTCGGCAGCGGCAGCCGTTTCGCCGGCGTCCGCCGCCATCGAATGCCTGCTGCGCGACAAGCGTATCGCGGCGGAGGCCCTCCTGATCGAGCGTCTGCGACGCGGCGCCGCACAGGGCGAGCTTGCGGCCAACACCGATCCGGCCGTGCTAGGCAAATTCATCAATACGGTCATGGAAGGCATGTCCGTTCAGGCGCGCGACGGCGCTACGATCGACGAACTGCTCTCCATTGCCAAAATGGCACTCGATCGATGGCCGGCCGCGATATGA
- a CDS encoding zinc-dependent alcohol dehydrogenase family protein, whose product MSRIVRIHEYGDANVLKIEDVAVPAPAADEVQIAVKAIGINRAEVMFRNHAYLQEAEFPSRLGYEAAGTVVTVGADVTGFAEGEAVSVIPPLDIARWGTYGEVANVPARLVVKHPAALSFEEAAAVWMQYVTAWGALVEQAKLGEGDFVIVTAASSSVGLAAFQIARMVGATVIATTRTGAKRQALIDAGAHHVVATEEEDLVARVMEITDGQGARVVLDPVGGPSFEPLTESMARGGILLQYGALSDEPTPFPLFSVLGKSLTLKGYLYSEIVSDDAALDRAKAFIVAGLESGALKPRIARTFPLDAIQDAHRFLESNDQIGKVVVTV is encoded by the coding sequence ATGAGCCGTATCGTCCGTATCCACGAATATGGCGACGCCAACGTCCTCAAAATTGAAGATGTGGCAGTACCCGCGCCCGCGGCCGACGAGGTGCAGATCGCGGTGAAGGCGATTGGCATAAACCGCGCCGAGGTAATGTTCCGCAACCATGCCTACCTTCAGGAAGCCGAGTTCCCGAGCCGCCTTGGCTATGAGGCTGCCGGCACTGTCGTTACGGTCGGCGCGGACGTGACCGGGTTTGCGGAAGGCGAAGCCGTCAGCGTCATCCCCCCGCTCGATATCGCTCGCTGGGGGACTTATGGCGAGGTCGCCAACGTGCCCGCCCGCCTCGTCGTCAAGCATCCGGCGGCGCTATCGTTCGAGGAAGCGGCGGCCGTATGGATGCAGTATGTCACCGCCTGGGGTGCGCTGGTGGAGCAGGCGAAACTCGGCGAGGGCGATTTCGTCATCGTCACAGCTGCTTCCAGCAGCGTCGGCCTTGCTGCCTTCCAGATTGCGCGGATGGTCGGCGCGACGGTAATCGCGACGACGCGTACCGGCGCCAAGCGCCAGGCCCTGATCGATGCCGGCGCACATCATGTCGTCGCGACCGAGGAAGAGGACCTGGTAGCGAGGGTGATGGAGATAACCGATGGTCAGGGTGCGCGCGTGGTGCTCGATCCGGTCGGAGGACCGTCGTTCGAGCCACTGACCGAGAGCATGGCACGCGGCGGCATCCTGCTCCAATATGGCGCGCTCAGCGACGAGCCGACGCCGTTCCCGTTGTTCTCCGTGCTGGGCAAGAGCCTCACGCTCAAGGGGTATCTCTACAGCGAGATCGTCTCGGACGATGCCGCCCTCGATCGCGCCAAGGCGTTCATCGTGGCGGGTCTGGAATCGGGCGCGCTCAAGCCGCGGATCGCGCGCACCTTCCCGCTCGACGCCATCCAGGACGCGCACCGCTTCCTTGAATCGAACGACCAGATCGGCAAGGTCGTCGTTACGGTCTGA